From a region of the Streptomyces sp. NBC_01454 genome:
- a CDS encoding 2-oxoacid:acceptor oxidoreductase subunit alpha — MTSQVSSPAEQTDAALVGEQRASGAGGEGKEVRRLDRVIIRFAGDSGDGMQLTGDRFTSETASFGNDLSTLPNFPAEIRAPAGTLPGVSSFQLHFADHDILTPGDAPNVLVAMNPAALKANIGDVPRGADIIVNTDEFTKRPMAKVGYATSPLEDGSLEAYNVHPVPLTTLTIEALKEFGLSRKEAERSKNMFALGLLSWMYHRPTEGTEKFLRAKFAKKPDIAEANVTAFRAGWNFGETTEDFAVSYEVAPATKAFPTGTYRNISGNLALSYGLIAAGRQADLPLYLGSYPITPASDILHELSKHKNFGVRTFQAEDEIAGIGAALGAAFGGALAVTTTSGPGVALKSETIGLAVSLELPLLIVDIQRGGPSTGLPTKTEQADLLQAMYGRNGEAPVPIVAPRTPADCFDAALDAARIALTYRTPVFLLSDGYLANGSEPWRIPDVDELPDLRVQFASGPNHQLADGTEVFWPFKRDEQTLARPWAVPGTPGLEHRIGGIEKQDGTGNISYDPANHDFMVRTRQAKVDGVEVPDLAVDDPADDSGRGARTLVLGWGSTYGPITAAVRRVRGAGERIAQAHLRHLNPFPRNLGEVLARYDKVIVPEMNLGQLATLLRAKYLVDARSHTQVSGMPFKAEQLAEVFKEAIND, encoded by the coding sequence GTGACCAGCCAGGTCAGTAGCCCAGCAGAGCAGACCGATGCAGCGCTTGTCGGGGAACAGCGCGCATCCGGCGCCGGCGGGGAAGGCAAGGAAGTCCGGCGCCTGGACCGGGTGATCATCCGGTTCGCGGGTGACTCCGGTGACGGTATGCAGCTCACCGGCGACCGGTTCACCTCCGAGACGGCGTCGTTCGGCAACGACCTGTCGACGCTGCCGAATTTCCCCGCCGAGATCCGGGCCCCTGCCGGGACCCTGCCGGGCGTCTCCAGCTTTCAGCTGCACTTCGCCGACCATGACATCCTCACGCCCGGTGACGCGCCGAATGTCCTGGTCGCGATGAATCCGGCGGCGCTGAAGGCGAATATCGGGGATGTGCCGCGGGGTGCGGACATCATCGTGAACACCGATGAATTCACCAAGCGCCCGATGGCGAAGGTCGGCTATGCGACCAGTCCGCTGGAGGACGGCTCGCTGGAGGCCTACAACGTCCATCCGGTGCCGCTGACCACGCTGACGATCGAGGCGCTCAAGGAGTTCGGGCTCTCCCGCAAGGAGGCCGAGCGCAGCAAGAACATGTTCGCGCTGGGTCTGCTGTCGTGGATGTATCACCGGCCGACCGAGGGGACCGAGAAGTTCCTGCGGGCGAAGTTCGCGAAGAAGCCGGATATCGCGGAGGCGAATGTCACCGCGTTCCGGGCCGGCTGGAATTTCGGTGAGACGACGGAGGACTTCGCCGTCTCCTACGAGGTCGCACCGGCGACGAAGGCCTTTCCCACCGGCACCTACCGCAATATCTCCGGCAATCTCGCGCTGTCCTACGGGCTGATCGCGGCGGGCCGGCAGGCGGACCTGCCGCTGTATCTGGGCTCGTACCCCATCACCCCGGCCTCGGACATCCTGCACGAGCTGTCCAAGCACAAGAACTTCGGTGTGCGCACGTTCCAGGCGGAGGACGAGATCGCCGGGATCGGCGCGGCGCTGGGCGCGGCGTTCGGCGGTGCGCTGGCGGTGACGACCACCTCCGGCCCCGGTGTGGCGCTGAAGTCGGAGACCATCGGTCTGGCGGTCAGTCTGGAGCTGCCGCTGCTGATCGTGGACATCCAGCGCGGCGGGCCCTCGACGGGCCTGCCCACCAAGACCGAGCAGGCCGATCTGCTCCAGGCGATGTACGGCCGCAACGGCGAGGCGCCGGTGCCGATCGTGGCGCCCAGGACTCCCGCCGACTGCTTCGACGCGGCGCTGGACGCGGCCCGCATCGCGCTGACCTACCGCACCCCCGTCTTCCTGCTCTCCGACGGCTATCTGGCCAACGGTTCCGAGCCGTGGCGGATCCCCGATGTCGACGAACTTCCCGATCTGCGCGTGCAGTTCGCGTCCGGCCCCAACCATCAGCTGGCGGACGGCACCGAGGTCTTCTGGCCGTTCAAGCGCGACGAGCAGACGCTGGCCCGCCCCTGGGCCGTGCCGGGCACGCCGGGCCTGGAACACCGCATCGGCGGCATCGAGAAGCAGGACGGCACCGGCAACATCTCCTACGACCCCGCCAACCACGACTTCATGGTGCGCACCCGTCAGGCGAAGGTCGACGGCGTCGAGGTCCCGGACCTGGCGGTCGACGACCCCGCCGACGACAGCGGCCGGGGCGCGCGGACCCTGGTCCTGGGCTGGGGTTCGACCTACGGCCCGATCACCGCGGCGGTCCGCCGCGTCCGGGGCGCCGGAGAGCGCATCGCGCAGGCCCATCTGCGCCACCTCAACCCCTTCCCGCGGAATCTGGGCGAGGTCCTGGCGCGTTACGACAAGGTGATCGTGCCGGAGATGAACCTCGGACAGCTCGCCACCCTGTTGCGCGCCAAGTACCTCGTGGACGCGCGCTCGCACACCCAGGTCAGCGGAATGCCGTTCAAGGCCGAGCAGCTTGCGGAGGTCTTTAAGGAGGCCATCAATGACTGA
- a CDS encoding response regulator transcription factor → MRVVIAEDSVLLREGLTRLLTDRGHEVVAGVADAEALIEVIGELADGGALPDVVVADVRMPPTHTDEGVRAAIRLRRDHPGLGVLVLSQYVEEQYATELLAGSSRGIGYLLKDRVADVREFVDAVVRVAGGGTALDPEVVAQLLGRSRKQDVLAHLTPREREVLGLMAEGRTNSAVARQLVVSAGAVEKHVSNIFLKLGLSQSDGDHRRVLAVLTYLNS, encoded by the coding sequence GTGCGGGTGGTCATCGCCGAGGATTCGGTGCTGCTGCGGGAGGGCCTGACCCGGCTGCTCACCGACCGGGGGCACGAGGTCGTGGCGGGCGTGGCGGACGCCGAGGCGCTGATCGAGGTGATCGGGGAGCTGGCGGACGGGGGCGCGCTGCCGGACGTGGTGGTGGCGGACGTCCGGATGCCGCCGACGCACACCGACGAAGGGGTGCGGGCCGCGATCCGGCTGCGCCGGGACCACCCCGGCCTGGGGGTGCTGGTGCTCTCGCAGTACGTCGAGGAGCAGTACGCCACGGAGCTGCTGGCCGGCTCCAGCCGGGGCATCGGCTATCTGCTCAAGGACCGGGTGGCCGACGTGCGGGAGTTCGTCGACGCGGTGGTCCGGGTCGCCGGGGGCGGGACCGCGCTGGACCCGGAGGTGGTGGCGCAGCTGCTGGGCCGCAGCCGCAAGCAGGACGTGCTGGCGCATCTGACGCCCCGGGAGCGGGAGGTCCTGGGCCTGATGGCCGAGGGGCGGACGAACTCCGCGGTCGCCCGGCAGCTGGTGGTCAGCGCGGGCGCGGTCGAGAAGCACGTCAGCAACATCTTCCTGAAGCTGGGCCTGTCGCAGAGTGACGGGGATCACCGTCGGGTGCTCGCGGTGCTCACCTACCTCAACTCCTGA
- a CDS encoding sensor histidine kinase encodes MDSAYAPQHRGSRVPVGLRALFSGRTWRETLYLFLNLPMAMVMFTYTVTVVSLGAGLLVTFLGIPVLAGGLAGARGLGALERARARALLGLDVADPGPVRAAKPGLLGWVGAVLKSGASWRHVVYGLVHFPWAVFSFACSLTFWSVGWALLAYPLLRWAFPAYVDQPDIRLWGDGSGPGFTLDGPAEIVVTGGIGLLMVLAGPWVIRGLTQVDRVMVQGLLGPSSLATRVVELESDRGVVVDTAAADLRRIERDLHDGAQARLVSLAMDLGLAREKLAEDPQAAAKMVDEAHGEVKIALQELRDLARGIHPAILTDRGLGPALSALAARCTVPVTVGVEPMRRPAAAIEGIAYFTASELLQNVSKHSRADRATLDVWRTEDRLMVLVADDGRGGAHTGAGTGLAGLAERLESVDGVLIVDSPDGGPTRITAELPWRG; translated from the coding sequence ATGGATTCCGCATACGCACCGCAGCACCGCGGCTCCCGTGTGCCCGTGGGGCTGCGCGCCCTGTTCTCCGGGCGCACCTGGCGGGAGACCCTGTACCTCTTCCTCAACCTCCCGATGGCCATGGTGATGTTCACCTACACGGTGACGGTGGTCTCCCTGGGCGCCGGGCTGCTGGTGACGTTCCTGGGCATCCCGGTGCTGGCCGGGGGTCTCGCCGGCGCCCGCGGTCTCGGCGCCCTGGAGCGTGCCCGGGCCCGTGCCCTGCTGGGGCTGGACGTCGCCGATCCGGGTCCCGTCCGGGCCGCCAAGCCAGGGCTGCTGGGGTGGGTCGGGGCGGTGCTGAAGAGCGGGGCGTCCTGGCGGCACGTCGTCTACGGCCTGGTGCACTTCCCGTGGGCGGTGTTCTCCTTCGCCTGCTCGCTGACGTTCTGGTCCGTCGGGTGGGCGCTGCTGGCCTACCCGCTGCTGCGGTGGGCCTTCCCCGCGTACGTCGACCAGCCGGACATCCGGCTGTGGGGGGACGGCAGCGGCCCGGGCTTCACTCTGGACGGCCCGGCGGAGATCGTCGTCACCGGCGGGATCGGGCTGCTGATGGTGCTGGCCGGGCCGTGGGTGATCCGCGGGCTGACCCAGGTGGACCGGGTCATGGTGCAGGGCCTGCTGGGGCCCTCCTCCCTCGCCACCCGGGTCGTGGAGCTGGAGTCGGACCGCGGGGTGGTGGTGGACACCGCGGCGGCCGACCTGCGCCGCATCGAGCGTGATCTGCACGACGGCGCCCAGGCCCGGCTGGTCTCGCTCGCCATGGACCTGGGCCTGGCCAGGGAGAAGCTGGCCGAGGACCCGCAGGCCGCCGCGAAGATGGTGGACGAGGCGCACGGCGAGGTGAAGATCGCGCTCCAGGAGCTGCGGGACCTGGCCCGCGGCATCCACCCGGCGATCCTCACCGACCGCGGGCTCGGGCCGGCGCTGTCGGCGCTCGCCGCGCGCTGCACGGTGCCGGTCACGGTGGGCGTCGAGCCCATGCGCCGGCCGGCCGCGGCGATCGAGGGCATCGCCTACTTCACCGCCTCCGAGCTGCTGCAGAACGTCTCCAAGCACTCCCGGGCCGACCGCGCGACGCTGGACGTCTGGCGCACCGAGGACCGGCTGATGGTGCTGGTCGCGGACGACGGCCGGGGCGGTGCGCACACGGGTGCCGGCACGGGTCTGGCGGGCCTCGCCGAGCGCCTGGAGTCCGTCGACGGCGTGCTGATCGTGGACTCCCCGGACGGCGGCCCGACCCGGATCACCGCCGAGCTGCCGTGGCGCGGGTGA
- a CDS encoding sensor histidine kinase encodes MTERSRSRAAADAPDGAPPPPPRTLLSGLMWREIAFLLANFPLGLAAFVVVLVWLTLGIGLSVTVIGLPLLATGLLACRQYGRLERARAAALLGLRVAEPSRLRPREPGFFPWLWTCLTDPVAWRHALFAFVRLPWVLLTFTVVLVLLVVGWPVLPWVVRWLSDVDRAMVRGLLSPSDELERRIAELESDRVTVTDTAAADLRRIERDLHDGAQARLVALAMGLGLAKEKLLEDPRAAAAMVDEAHGEVKLALQELRDLARGIHPAILTDRGLGPALTSLAGRCTVPVTTSVDLAERPAPAIEGIAYFTVSELLQNVSKHSAARRASVEVWRVEGGGPAGPSDRGGGGRGAGDRLLILVSDDGRGGARLDGGSGMAGLAGRLGSVDGLLVLDSPVGGPTRVTAELPWRARTEPGAASTDR; translated from the coding sequence ATGACGGAAAGATCCCGGTCCCGTGCCGCTGCTGACGCCCCCGACGGCGCCCCGCCTCCACCGCCCCGCACGCTGCTCAGTGGCCTGATGTGGCGGGAGATCGCCTTTCTCCTGGCCAACTTCCCGCTGGGGCTGGCGGCGTTCGTGGTGGTGCTGGTGTGGCTCACGCTGGGCATCGGGCTGTCCGTCACCGTGATCGGGCTGCCACTGCTGGCGACGGGGCTGCTGGCGTGCCGGCAGTACGGGCGGCTGGAGCGCGCCCGGGCGGCGGCCCTGCTGGGGCTACGGGTCGCGGAGCCGAGCCGGCTGCGGCCACGGGAGCCGGGGTTCTTCCCGTGGCTGTGGACGTGTCTGACGGATCCGGTCGCCTGGCGGCACGCGCTGTTCGCCTTCGTCCGGCTGCCGTGGGTCCTGCTCACCTTCACGGTCGTCCTCGTGCTGCTCGTCGTGGGGTGGCCGGTGCTGCCGTGGGTGGTGCGGTGGCTGTCCGACGTGGACCGGGCGATGGTGCGCGGGCTGCTCTCGCCCTCCGACGAGCTGGAGCGGCGGATCGCCGAGCTGGAGTCGGACCGGGTGACGGTCACCGACACCGCGGCCGCCGATCTGCGGCGCATCGAACGGGATCTGCACGACGGCGCGCAGGCCCGGCTGGTGGCCCTCGCGATGGGGCTCGGGCTGGCCAAGGAGAAGCTGCTGGAGGACCCGCGCGCGGCGGCGGCGATGGTGGACGAGGCGCACGGCGAGGTGAAGCTCGCCCTCCAGGAGCTGCGGGACCTGGCCCGCGGCATCCACCCGGCGATCCTCACCGACCGCGGGCTGGGGCCCGCGCTGACCTCGCTGGCCGGGCGCTGCACGGTGCCGGTGACCACCTCGGTGGACCTGGCCGAGCGGCCCGCGCCCGCCATCGAGGGCATCGCCTACTTCACCGTCTCGGAGCTGCTGCAGAACGTCTCCAAGCACAGTGCGGCGCGGCGGGCGTCGGTCGAGGTGTGGCGGGTCGAGGGGGGCGGGCCCGCAGGGCCCTCGGACCGGGGCGGTGGCGGGCGAGGGGCGGGCGACCGGCTGCTGATCCTGGTGTCGGACGACGGGCGGGGCGGGGCGCGGCTGGACGGCGGCAGCGGGATGGCCGGGCTCGCCGGGCGGCTGGGGTCGGTGGACGGGCTGCTCGTACTGGACTCGCCGGTGGGCGGTCCCACGCGGGTGACGGCGGAGCTGCCGTGGCGGGCGCGGACGGAACCCGGGGCGGCCTCGACGGACCGCTGA
- a CDS encoding EsaB/YukD family protein — MVSVSTGRGSGAVSGTSLSRVTLVGERRRVDLVLPAQESLGVLLPEVLRLLGDRPGQEPPARRLMAADGSVLSHDDSLASAKVPDGAELRLVPEHGTPAAAHDATDEVADELRVRGRRWGAWSRTWTAGAASVLLAVIAGTAAASWYGPGAAALWLGIAGALAAALGACCAGLGRRPLHTALLLLGGALGVLASWQASPAGAARLAAVGLTVAAVLALLGVCTGLGRGGLVGAAAVACAVGAWEAGLALTGVARTGVVLGALSVLVLGYLPRLALRAAGLTRLDDRHSGGAPVSRHQVATALGATHRGLAPATVAVAVCAGAAGVLAAGAGDGWSAAAAALLCGVTLSRARAYPLAVEVLALLAAGTAIGVCLTLRWAAGSGDPAGALAVLCVLAVLPLGALAPRLPEHVRARLRRLLNLVESVGVVALIPVALGAFGVYSGLLHTF; from the coding sequence ATGGTGAGTGTGAGTACGGGGAGGGGTTCGGGGGCCGTGTCGGGTACCTCCCTCAGCCGGGTGACCCTGGTGGGCGAGCGGCGGCGGGTCGATCTCGTGCTCCCCGCCCAGGAGTCCCTCGGCGTGCTGTTGCCGGAGGTCCTGCGGCTGCTCGGCGACCGGCCGGGCCAAGAACCGCCGGCGCGGCGGCTGATGGCCGCGGACGGGTCGGTGCTGTCGCACGACGACTCCCTCGCCTCGGCGAAGGTGCCCGACGGGGCCGAGCTGCGGCTCGTACCGGAACACGGGACACCGGCGGCCGCACACGACGCGACGGACGAGGTCGCCGACGAACTGCGGGTGCGCGGCCGGCGCTGGGGCGCGTGGAGCCGGACGTGGACGGCCGGTGCCGCGAGTGTGCTGCTGGCCGTCATCGCCGGTACGGCGGCGGCGAGTTGGTACGGACCCGGTGCCGCCGCGCTCTGGCTCGGGATCGCCGGCGCACTGGCCGCGGCCCTCGGCGCCTGCTGCGCGGGGCTCGGCCGGCGGCCGCTGCACACCGCGCTCCTGCTGCTGGGCGGCGCGCTCGGCGTGCTCGCCTCGTGGCAGGCCTCCCCGGCCGGCGCGGCACGGCTGGCGGCCGTCGGACTGACCGTCGCGGCCGTGCTCGCGCTGCTCGGGGTCTGCACGGGGCTGGGCCGCGGCGGACTCGTCGGCGCGGCGGCGGTCGCCTGCGCGGTGGGCGCCTGGGAGGCCGGGCTGGCGCTGACCGGTGTGGCACGTACGGGAGTTGTGCTCGGCGCGCTCTCGGTGCTCGTGCTGGGGTATCTGCCCCGGCTGGCGCTGCGGGCGGCGGGGCTGACCCGGCTCGACGACCGGCACTCCGGCGGTGCGCCGGTGAGCCGTCACCAGGTGGCGACCGCCCTGGGCGCGACCCATCGCGGGCTCGCGCCGGCCACCGTCGCCGTGGCGGTCTGCGCGGGAGCGGCGGGCGTGCTGGCCGCGGGTGCGGGGGACGGCTGGTCGGCCGCCGCCGCGGCCCTGTTGTGCGGGGTCACGCTGTCGCGTGCGCGGGCCTATCCCCTGGCGGTCGAGGTCCTCGCCCTGCTGGCGGCCGGTACGGCGATCGGGGTGTGCCTGACGCTGCGGTGGGCGGCCGGTTCGGGGGATCCGGCGGGCGCGCTGGCCGTGTTGTGCGTGCTGGCGGTACTGCCGCTCGGGGCGCTCGCGCCGCGGTTGCCGGAGCACGTACGGGCCCGGCTGCGCCGGCTGTTGAATCTCGTCGAGTCGGTCGGTGTGGTGGCGCTGATCCCGGTGGCCCTCGGGGCGTTCGGGGTCTACAGCGGGCTGCTGCACACGTTCTGA
- a CDS encoding NADH-quinone oxidoreductase subunit A yields MVDATGRTTVATEYFQGYSVVGIIAVIGVLFVAVAFGAGRLLRPVVPTPEKLLTYECGVDPVGEGWAHTQVRYYVYAFLYVVFAVDSIFLFPWATVFAAPGFGGVTLVEMFIFLGFLTIGLLYAWKKGVLEWT; encoded by the coding sequence GTGGTGGACGCGACCGGACGCACCACCGTCGCCACGGAGTATTTCCAGGGTTACTCGGTCGTCGGGATCATCGCCGTGATCGGGGTGCTCTTCGTGGCCGTGGCCTTCGGTGCCGGGCGGCTGCTACGACCGGTGGTACCGACCCCCGAGAAACTGCTGACGTATGAATGCGGCGTGGACCCGGTCGGCGAGGGCTGGGCGCACACCCAGGTCCGCTACTACGTCTACGCGTTCCTCTACGTCGTCTTCGCCGTCGACTCGATCTTCCTGTTCCCCTGGGCGACGGTCTTCGCCGCTCCCGGCTTCGGTGGTGTGACGCTGGTGGAGATGTTCATCTTCCTCGGCTTCCTCACCATCGGCCTGCTCTACGCATGGAAGAAGGGCGTCCTGGAATGGACGTGA
- a CDS encoding NADH-quinone oxidoreductase subunit B, protein MDVNPAPHGPAAASEGAGPEFLPEPRRLGTLARLAPEPMKVVLNWGRRYSLWVFNFGLACCAIEFIAASMARHDFIRLGVIPFAPGPRQADLMVVSGTVTDKMAPAVKRLYEQMPEPKYVISFGACSNCGGPYWDSYSVTKGVDQIIPVDVYVPGCPPRPEALLQGILKLQEKIARESLGERYAQGGTARPSAAALRSGLVTPPAPAGEEPR, encoded by the coding sequence ATGGACGTGAACCCCGCACCCCACGGGCCCGCAGCCGCGTCCGAGGGCGCCGGCCCCGAGTTCCTGCCGGAGCCGCGGCGCCTGGGCACCCTCGCCCGGCTCGCGCCCGAACCGATGAAGGTGGTCCTCAACTGGGGCCGCCGCTACAGCCTGTGGGTCTTCAACTTCGGTCTGGCCTGCTGCGCCATCGAGTTCATCGCCGCGTCCATGGCGCGGCACGACTTCATCCGGCTCGGCGTGATCCCGTTCGCGCCCGGCCCGCGCCAGGCCGACCTGATGGTCGTCTCCGGCACGGTCACCGACAAGATGGCGCCGGCGGTCAAGCGGCTCTACGAGCAGATGCCCGAGCCGAAGTACGTCATCTCCTTCGGGGCCTGCTCCAACTGCGGCGGCCCCTACTGGGATTCGTACTCGGTCACCAAGGGCGTCGACCAGATCATTCCGGTGGACGTGTACGTCCCGGGCTGCCCGCCGCGGCCGGAGGCGCTGCTCCAGGGCATCCTCAAGCTCCAGGAGAAGATCGCCCGTGAGTCGCTGGGGGAGCGGTACGCGCAGGGCGGCACCGCCCGGCCCTCGGCGGCCGCGCTGCGCAGCGGACTTGTCACGCCGCCCGCGCCGGCGGGGGAGGAACCCCGATGA
- a CDS encoding NADH-quinone oxidoreductase subunit C, whose amino-acid sequence MSEQPANPEQPANPEQPGKPEQQPAGAEQAEAQEQPVAPERPAPEPVVGWLPRPASEIFGTGATAELAYDLLTVDVPADGWLTALTAARDDLGCSYFDWLSAVDEPGTGFRVCAHLVRVARPGTVRRLIVRTTVPHEAAALPTALAVYPGAGWHERETHEMFGVDFTGHPHLVPLLLPDSFEGHPLRKDFVLAARVAKAWPGAKEPGEPAAGAAHGGPKRRQMLPPGVPDPNEWGPLKGQLPPAPARPARGARAAGGAGAAGGTAGERPARRTRTAGAGSAGQQAAGEAAGTPEAPAAPATPATAPGTERPERPARRTRSASAGSASQQQPAEAAPAPAAEPPETTPETPETPETPETPETPETTPAAAPKAAPPRSADAPWHHARPAFDESGEPGKPGKPGKPGEPGKLEESAQPGPESEPPEPPGHAADESQEPEGGDTP is encoded by the coding sequence ATGAGCGAGCAGCCCGCGAATCCCGAGCAGCCCGCGAATCCCGAGCAGCCGGGGAAGCCCGAGCAGCAGCCGGCGGGTGCCGAGCAGGCGGAAGCCCAGGAGCAGCCGGTAGCCCCCGAGCGGCCCGCACCCGAGCCCGTCGTCGGCTGGCTCCCGCGGCCCGCGAGCGAGATCTTCGGCACCGGGGCCACGGCGGAGCTGGCCTATGACCTGCTGACCGTCGACGTCCCGGCGGACGGCTGGCTCACCGCGCTGACGGCCGCCCGCGACGACCTCGGCTGCAGCTATTTCGACTGGCTGAGCGCCGTCGACGAACCCGGCACCGGCTTCCGGGTCTGCGCCCATCTCGTGCGGGTGGCGCGCCCCGGCACGGTCCGCCGGCTGATCGTACGGACGACCGTGCCGCACGAGGCGGCCGCGCTGCCCACCGCCCTCGCGGTCTACCCGGGCGCCGGCTGGCACGAGCGCGAGACCCACGAGATGTTCGGCGTCGACTTCACCGGCCATCCGCACCTGGTACCGCTGCTGCTCCCCGACAGCTTCGAAGGCCACCCGCTGCGCAAGGACTTCGTGCTGGCGGCGCGGGTCGCGAAGGCGTGGCCGGGGGCCAAGGAGCCCGGGGAGCCTGCGGCGGGTGCGGCGCACGGCGGGCCCAAGCGCCGTCAGATGCTGCCCCCGGGCGTCCCGGACCCGAACGAATGGGGCCCGCTGAAGGGCCAGCTGCCGCCGGCACCGGCGCGTCCGGCGCGGGGTGCGCGGGCCGCGGGCGGTGCCGGTGCGGCCGGTGGTACCGCGGGCGAGCGCCCGGCCCGGCGGACCCGGACCGCCGGCGCGGGCTCGGCCGGTCAGCAGGCGGCGGGCGAGGCCGCGGGGACGCCGGAGGCTCCGGCGGCCCCGGCCACGCCGGCCACCGCGCCGGGGACCGAACGGCCGGAGCGCCCGGCCCGACGTACGCGGTCCGCGAGCGCCGGCTCGGCCAGCCAGCAGCAGCCGGCGGAAGCGGCCCCGGCCCCGGCCGCGGAGCCCCCGGAGACGACCCCGGAGACCCCGGAGACCCCGGAGACCCCGGAGACCCCGGAGACCCCGGAGACGACCCCGGCGGCCGCCCCGAAGGCGGCGCCCCCGCGCTCCGCCGATGCACCGTGGCACCACGCCCGTCCGGCCTTCGACGAGTCGGGGGAGCCGGGGAAGCCGGGGAAGCCGGGGAAGCCGGGGGAGCCGGGGAAGCTGGAGGAGTCCGCGCAGCCCGGGCCGGAGAGCGAACCGCCTGAGCCGCCCGGCCACGCGGCGGACGAGTCCCAGGAACCGGAAGGAGGCGACACCCCATGA
- a CDS encoding complex I subunit 1/NuoH family protein: MSDALDIALRLVAVFVVFLVFPLVIGQTEHKVMAHMQGRLGPMYAGGFHGWAQLVADGVKFAQKEDIVPAGADRRIFQLAPAVALLPYLLVLVAIPIGPHNAVGQALDAGIFFVLAVMGVGVLGSLMAGWASANKFSLLGGLRTAAQLLAYELPMLLAAASVAMAAGTLSLPGILEAFHWWWVPWQIVGGVVFFTAGLAELQRPPFDMPVADSEIIFGAYTEYTGLRFALFLLAEYAGIVVLSALTAVLFLGGWHGPFGADGLGWLWTLVKTVILAFGVIWLRVTYPRLREDQLQKLAWTVLIPLSLAQIALTGVVKVVISS, from the coding sequence ATGAGCGACGCGCTCGACATCGCGCTGCGCCTCGTCGCCGTCTTCGTCGTCTTCCTGGTGTTCCCGCTGGTCATCGGGCAGACCGAGCACAAGGTCATGGCCCATATGCAGGGCCGCCTCGGCCCCATGTACGCGGGCGGGTTCCACGGCTGGGCGCAACTGGTCGCCGACGGGGTGAAGTTCGCGCAGAAGGAGGACATCGTCCCGGCCGGCGCCGACCGGCGGATCTTCCAGCTCGCGCCCGCCGTCGCCCTGCTGCCCTACCTCCTGGTCCTGGTCGCCATCCCGATCGGCCCGCACAATGCCGTCGGACAGGCGCTGGACGCGGGGATCTTCTTCGTGCTCGCCGTCATGGGCGTCGGCGTGCTCGGCTCGCTGATGGCGGGCTGGGCCTCGGCGAACAAGTTCTCATTGCTCGGCGGGCTGCGCACGGCCGCCCAGCTGCTCGCCTACGAGCTGCCGATGCTGCTCGCCGCGGCCTCGGTCGCGATGGCGGCCGGCACCCTCTCCCTGCCCGGCATCCTCGAAGCCTTCCACTGGTGGTGGGTGCCCTGGCAGATCGTCGGCGGCGTCGTCTTCTTCACCGCGGGACTCGCCGAGCTGCAACGGCCGCCGTTCGACATGCCGGTCGCCGACTCGGAGATCATCTTCGGTGCCTACACCGAGTACACCGGACTGCGCTTCGCGCTCTTCCTCCTCGCCGAATACGCGGGCATCGTCGTCCTCTCCGCCCTGACCGCCGTCCTCTTCCTCGGTGGCTGGCACGGCCCGTTCGGCGCCGACGGCCTGGGCTGGCTGTGGACGCTGGTGAAGACCGTGATCCTCGCCTTCGGCGTCATCTGGCTGCGGGTGACCTACCCGCGGCTGCGCGAGGACCAGCTGCAAAAGCTCGCCTGGACGGTCCTCATCCCGCTCTCGCTCGCCCAGATCGCCCTCACCGGCGTCGTCAAGGTGGTGATCTCGTCATGA
- a CDS encoding NuoI/complex I 23 kDa subunit family protein, with protein sequence MSFPGSGLAKGLAVTLRTMTKRSVTAQYPDVQPDLPPRTRGVIGLFEENCTVCMLCARECPDWCIYIDSHKETVPPAAPGGRERSRNVLDRFAIDFALCMYCGICIEVCPFDALFWSPEFEYAETDIRELTHERDKLREWMWTVPEPPALDPAAEDPKELTAARKTADKLAAQQAAEAEDREEPQQDRPERPGEAT encoded by the coding sequence ATGAGCTTCCCCGGTTCCGGCCTCGCCAAGGGGCTGGCCGTCACCCTGCGGACGATGACGAAACGATCGGTCACCGCGCAGTACCCGGACGTCCAGCCCGACCTCCCGCCCCGCACCCGCGGCGTCATCGGGCTGTTCGAGGAGAACTGCACGGTCTGCATGCTCTGCGCCCGCGAGTGCCCGGACTGGTGCATCTACATCGACTCCCACAAGGAGACGGTGCCGCCGGCCGCCCCCGGAGGCCGCGAGCGCAGCCGCAATGTGCTGGACCGCTTCGCCATCGACTTCGCGCTGTGCATGTACTGCGGGATCTGCATCGAGGTCTGCCCCTTCGACGCGCTCTTCTGGTCACCGGAGTTCGAGTACGCCGAGACGGACATCCGCGAGCTGACCCACGAGCGCGACAAGCTCCGCGAATGGATGTGGACCGTGCCCGAGCCGCCGGCGCTCGACCCGGCGGCCGAGGACCCCAAGGAACTCACCGCCGCCCGCAAGACGGCGGACAAGCTCGCCGCGCAGCAGGCGGCGGAAGCCGAGGACCGGGAAGAACCGCAGCAGGACCGGCCGGAGCGCCCAGGGGAGGCAACGTGA